CCGAGGTTTCTTCGTACGTCAGGTCACTGACCCGCCTGGCCTCGGCCGCGTCGGCCACTCCGACACTCGCGCAGTCCACCGGGACGACGTACGACATGCCGGGCTCGGGTGCCGGCTTCCCGTCCGGCACCACGCCTTCCACGCTGACGGGTGCGTCGTCGCGCATGCACACGCTCAGATACGCCACCCGCAGGTGGCTACCGTCCAACCCTTCCGACACATCGGCCAGGGTCAACCGCACCGGGTGCGCGCCGGCACCGATGGAGGTGACGAAACCTGCCCCGAAGTTGATCGGATCGGCGATCTCGATCTGCCCGGAAGTCACGGTGAGCAGTCCGGCGTCGCGAACCGTGAGCAGGCAGGCCCGCT
This genomic window from Mycolicibacterium neworleansense contains:
- a CDS encoding DUF4241 domain-containing protein, giving the protein MRLSELYALRTGVAPLNERACLLTVRDAGLLTVTSGQIEIADPINFGAGFVTSIGAGAHPVRLTLADVSEGLDGSHLRVAYLSVCMRDDAPVSVEGVVPDGKPAPEPGMSYVVPVDCASVGVADAAEARRVSDLTYEETSDWFDNEVWADRPYETTEDHVAPHSVTLFDARAGENYVICRSGWGDGSYSVFATRNADGDLCGVHVDFEVVYDRTADYDAI